The following are encoded together in the Hydractinia symbiolongicarpus strain clone_291-10 chromosome 14, HSymV2.1, whole genome shotgun sequence genome:
- the LOC130625839 gene encoding OTU domain-containing protein 5-like isoform X1, whose protein sequence is MTILPKKKHQEQRKSEQDQDIENRNRTRTRPRETRNRVPPNDDLDASALETSSNALSLPVYNDLDTRDSQEGPSLPHKRNRHKPAQGFFLPPSNSSTVNNTHSRSGSRETSVSPSREEDQDGYNSSDEHGPRSFGPKDATVEMLSEREAEFERQLSEKKGYVIKQMATDGACLFRAVADQVYGDQEMHSVVREHCMDYMVKNCDFFSQYITEDFASYIRRKRNEHSHGNHIEIQALSEMYNRTIEVYQYSYEPINTFHSHSCNNEDYQPIRLSYHGNVHYNSVIDPYNPAVGVGLGLAGYKPGFDNKNLLKKGLQESEADLLEQEMLEDKIKATDWEATDEQLAEIAARESYLQYLKDKQKLTSNAGSSSSTSTSTQSRKSPSRRSPPHDTGTTRRSPARDVKRSPPPDTYTRNGNHSGPLNKHLKGNSPRPTSSQNSYSNAMEEASNRLKSPVGGAQASASNDWSSALGYGADWDNDPILAAVLAQSQQEYLDSLCKNNSRKSDDDKKTTDSS, encoded by the exons ATGACAATTTTACCGAAGAAAAAACATCAGGAACAAAGAAAAAGTGAACAAGACCAGGACATTGAAAACAGGAATAGGACGAGGACAAGACCTCGTGAAACAAGAAATCGTGTCCCACCAAATGATGATTTAGATGCTTCAGCGTTAGAAACTTCTAGCAATGCCCTATCATTACCTGTATATAATGATTTAGATACCCGAGATTCTCAAGAAGGTCCAAGTTTACCACATAAACGTAATCGTCATAAGCCTGCTCAAGGTTTTTTTTTGCCTCCGTCCAACTCTTCAACTGTTAACAATACACACTCACGGAGTGGTAGCAGAGAAACTAGTGTAAGTCCAAGTAGAGAAGAAGATCAAGATGGTTACAATAGTTCAGATGAACATGGACCTAGAAGTTTTGGACCAAAG gatgCCACTGTTGAGATGTTAAGTGAG AGGGAAGCTGAATTTGAGAGACAACTCAGTGAGAAGAAAGGCTATGTAATAAAACAGATGGCAACAGATGGAGCTTGCCTATTTCGAGCTGTGG CTGACCAAGTTTATGGAGATCAGGAAATGCACAGTGTAGTTCGTGAACATTGTATGGATTATATG GTCAAAAATTGTGACTTCTTTTCGCAATATATCACTGAAGATTTTGCATCATACATTCGTAGAAAACGTAATGAACACAGTCATGGCAACCATATTGAAATACAGGCATTAAGTGAAATGTATAACAGGACAATAGAAGTCTACCAATATTCATACG AACCAATAAACACATTCCATTCCCATTCATGCAACAATGAGGATTATCAGCCAATACGATTAAGTTATCATGGAAACGTGCATTATAATTCTGTTATTGACCCATACAACCCAGCTGTTGGAGTTGGACTGGGTTTAGCAGGATATAAACCAGGA TTTGATAATAAGAActtgttaaaaaaaggtttgCAAGAATCAGAAGCAGATTTACTAGAACAG gagATGCTTGAAGATAAGATAAAAGCTACTGATTGGGAAGCCACTGATGAGCAGTTGGCAGAAATTGCAGCTCGAGAATCATACCTGCAATACCTAAAAGACAAACAGAAATTGACGTCTAAC GCTGGTAGTTCAAGCTCAACATCCACATCTACACAAAGTCGAAAATCTCCATCTCGAAGGTCTCCACCACATGATACAGGAACTACACGAAGGTCGCCGGCACGAGATGTGAAGCGATCTCCACCACCTGACACATACACCAGAAATGGGAATCATTCTGGACCTTTgaataaacatttaaaagggAATAGCCCTCGACCGACATCATCTCAAAATTCTTACTCTAATGCTATGGAAGAAGCTTCGAACAGACTGAAAAGTCCAGTGGGAGGAGCACAAGCATCAGCTTCGAATGATTGGAGTTCAGCCTTGGGGTACGGTGCAG ATTGGGATAACGATCCGATCCTTGCAGCTGTTCTCGCGCAATCACAGCAAGAGTACCTAGACAGTTTATGTAAAAACAACAGTCGAAAATCTGACgatgataaaaaaacaacagattCATCATAg
- the LOC130625839 gene encoding OTU domain-containing protein 5-like isoform X2, which produces MTILPKKKHQEQRKSEQDQDIENRNRTRTRPRETRNRVPPNDDLDASALETSSNALSLPVYNDLDTRDSQEGPSLPHKRNRHKPAQGFFLPPSNSSTVNNTHSRSGSRETSVSPSREEDQDGYNSSDEHGPRSFGPKREAEFERQLSEKKGYVIKQMATDGACLFRAVADQVYGDQEMHSVVREHCMDYMVKNCDFFSQYITEDFASYIRRKRNEHSHGNHIEIQALSEMYNRTIEVYQYSYEPINTFHSHSCNNEDYQPIRLSYHGNVHYNSVIDPYNPAVGVGLGLAGYKPGFDNKNLLKKGLQESEADLLEQEMLEDKIKATDWEATDEQLAEIAARESYLQYLKDKQKLTSNAGSSSSTSTSTQSRKSPSRRSPPHDTGTTRRSPARDVKRSPPPDTYTRNGNHSGPLNKHLKGNSPRPTSSQNSYSNAMEEASNRLKSPVGGAQASASNDWSSALGYGADWDNDPILAAVLAQSQQEYLDSLCKNNSRKSDDDKKTTDSS; this is translated from the exons ATGACAATTTTACCGAAGAAAAAACATCAGGAACAAAGAAAAAGTGAACAAGACCAGGACATTGAAAACAGGAATAGGACGAGGACAAGACCTCGTGAAACAAGAAATCGTGTCCCACCAAATGATGATTTAGATGCTTCAGCGTTAGAAACTTCTAGCAATGCCCTATCATTACCTGTATATAATGATTTAGATACCCGAGATTCTCAAGAAGGTCCAAGTTTACCACATAAACGTAATCGTCATAAGCCTGCTCAAGGTTTTTTTTTGCCTCCGTCCAACTCTTCAACTGTTAACAATACACACTCACGGAGTGGTAGCAGAGAAACTAGTGTAAGTCCAAGTAGAGAAGAAGATCAAGATGGTTACAATAGTTCAGATGAACATGGACCTAGAAGTTTTGGACCAAAG AGGGAAGCTGAATTTGAGAGACAACTCAGTGAGAAGAAAGGCTATGTAATAAAACAGATGGCAACAGATGGAGCTTGCCTATTTCGAGCTGTGG CTGACCAAGTTTATGGAGATCAGGAAATGCACAGTGTAGTTCGTGAACATTGTATGGATTATATG GTCAAAAATTGTGACTTCTTTTCGCAATATATCACTGAAGATTTTGCATCATACATTCGTAGAAAACGTAATGAACACAGTCATGGCAACCATATTGAAATACAGGCATTAAGTGAAATGTATAACAGGACAATAGAAGTCTACCAATATTCATACG AACCAATAAACACATTCCATTCCCATTCATGCAACAATGAGGATTATCAGCCAATACGATTAAGTTATCATGGAAACGTGCATTATAATTCTGTTATTGACCCATACAACCCAGCTGTTGGAGTTGGACTGGGTTTAGCAGGATATAAACCAGGA TTTGATAATAAGAActtgttaaaaaaaggtttgCAAGAATCAGAAGCAGATTTACTAGAACAG gagATGCTTGAAGATAAGATAAAAGCTACTGATTGGGAAGCCACTGATGAGCAGTTGGCAGAAATTGCAGCTCGAGAATCATACCTGCAATACCTAAAAGACAAACAGAAATTGACGTCTAAC GCTGGTAGTTCAAGCTCAACATCCACATCTACACAAAGTCGAAAATCTCCATCTCGAAGGTCTCCACCACATGATACAGGAACTACACGAAGGTCGCCGGCACGAGATGTGAAGCGATCTCCACCACCTGACACATACACCAGAAATGGGAATCATTCTGGACCTTTgaataaacatttaaaagggAATAGCCCTCGACCGACATCATCTCAAAATTCTTACTCTAATGCTATGGAAGAAGCTTCGAACAGACTGAAAAGTCCAGTGGGAGGAGCACAAGCATCAGCTTCGAATGATTGGAGTTCAGCCTTGGGGTACGGTGCAG ATTGGGATAACGATCCGATCCTTGCAGCTGTTCTCGCGCAATCACAGCAAGAGTACCTAGACAGTTTATGTAAAAACAACAGTCGAAAATCTGACgatgataaaaaaacaacagattCATCATAg